The Salvelinus fontinalis isolate EN_2023a chromosome 13, ASM2944872v1, whole genome shotgun sequence DNA segment TTGTATTTAGAGACTTTGGTAAACAAAGGCTTATCCTTGACCTGCCTGCATGAGTGAGTGTGCAGTAAGAAGCTTAGTAGCTGTCTCCTTATAGCCAGCCCAGTACAGGTCAACACTAAGGAGATGAGGGAAgtgatgatgaggaggatcctGCTGGGAGAAATGGGAAGTATGATGACATACTTCATGTTTGGAGCTTTCAAGTTGATTGTTGTCACACACTGaactagtaaaaaaaaaaaaaaaaacacgcacacacattaaGAAGAAAACCAGGTAAACAAGTCTGAATGTGAACCATGTATGTACTTTGCAAGAATACCAAAATTATGGTTGGGCATGTTTAGCACCAAGCACCTTTTTACCTCAAATAGTTTTTTTGTGTAACCTTGATTACCGTACGGTACTATTGTAACTGTATGCTGTCTTGTCTTCCCCTAGGCTGCACAATGCAAGGTTGTCGGGGACAAGCTTCAGTTCTCCCTCAGTGCATCACCATCAGCCATGTCTCCAGGAGAGCCCTGTAGGTACAGCGTGAAGATATCTCCACTTGAACTGCAGGTAAAGGAACACAACAGTTATGTCCACTACATCTGCAGCTAACATCTTTCCCATCTCTATTGGAGCGATGCTTTAGACAAACAAAGGGagaggtgaggaagagaggaggaggagggtgggctcCTGGTTCTCTCCCTGTGTTGTCTTAATGGAGGAACCTCTGTGATTTATTAAACATGACACACTTCAGCTAGCTTTGCTGCTGCTATGAGAATCGGATTAAATGGCGAGGGCCTAGAGTTTGGAAGATGTCCTGGATACCTTATTTAAATCACTGTCTGTCTAATGTAAAATACTGGAAGGGGTATAGGTGCCCCTTCTTGGTAAAGGTGCCCCATTTTTCCTTCTCTACTTTTGTCATTGGAGAAGAGAGAAATTAAGAATAATTTCTCACCCAAAAAGTGATGTTGAGAAATGTTCCCTCTTTCATGTTAAACAAGGTAGAGATGGCTTGATACATCCATTTTATTAGCATCGCCCGTAACTGGGCACGATTTAAAGTCAAATCTCTGACTCAGGCTCACCCATCATTTTTAGCAATCTAGCCTTTCCCTCTGCTGGTTTTCCCCTCTAGGTTGCTTGCTGTAGCCTAGTACTACTTGTGGTTTCATATTTAACATCATGAAAGTGAGAAAGACAGCCGGAGTGTGTGTTGTGGGTATATTATATAAAGCTCTATAAGCTTCCATCCCGTCTAAGTTATTGAGCTAGTTGTTAAGCCGGTTGCAAATGCACGGCTAGTAAGTGGCTGTTGAAGTTAACCCAATTGAATTAAAGCTATTTTTTAATAAATCTGGTGCTTGACTTGTTGCCTCGTTGTGGGCCTGATCCTGCCATAAATACAAGTCCAGTGAGAGGTAAAAAATCTAAAGCCAGGACTATGTTTGGTTTGGTCAGGACACCTTTTGTTAGGGTTTTGGATTGGTTGTTGTTTttgggaggggtagagggaggctattgtttaaaaaaaaatcatactcCCTTCTTCAGTTTGGTCTGGAAAAGTCCTGGGGGAAGGCCTTTTGTAATATTTTCATCCTTTTTCACattgtgactgactgacactAGAATGGTCCCTGTTCTTGTTATGAGTGATTGTGAGGGATATATTTGAACAGTATATTGAGCCAGTGTGTTTCTCTTTCTGCCTCACTCACACGCTCTGTGGTTTTGCAGCTTAGTGCACTTTGGCCATGTGTAACCACACAGTTGTAACACAACTGTAGTATCATTGCAGTGGGGCATTTCATGTGACTGACGTAATGGGTTACTTTAAATGGAATCCTTTTGTTCTCAGGTATTTTTTCCTAAACCATAAGACACTAGGCTATATTCATTTACCATTACCATAATGACACCGTGTTTGTTAACATTTTCCCACACATTGATGATACATCTCCCATGGAAATAGTAGTGCTTCTGGCAAAATATGGTTGCTGTACTTTACTCACCATTACTTGACTCCATTTGTACTGTGCTTTATGTAACACTAAGGACTACACTTTTTCCAGTATGACCAAAACCTATTTTTACTCATCAATTTGATTTttgctaaatatatatattgtattttagTGCTATCAGAAAAAGCCTTTGTTTGGTAACATAGTTGGCTGTACAGTCAGAGTGGATTTTAGGCAtgctgggacaggatggcccAGTCAGTAGCACacagttctctctccctctatagccctctgtctgtctctctcccacactcgctcactctccttctctctcacttactctctttttctctctatgGTGGACTGCTCAATTACAGCTCATTGTGTTGGCTTGCACTCTGCAGGGGAGAAGCGTGTATTTGGGAtaatacaacaactgtgttgttgCTCATAGTCGTTCTGTTGCCCTCTGTTCCCCAGTTGGACTTGCAGATgagggagggtgaaggagaggtcTGGGTGGGCTGGGGGGTGTCCCATCTGGAGACATGGGACCTGCAGCTCAGCCCCAGCTTCACACAGGTATGGCCCATAACCCGCAGTCTGtggtataaaatatatatacggCAAACATTTGAAAAACTAAGATCTTCAATACTTCCTGAGGGTAAACTGCAAACctcaacatgttttatttttttatgtttccAAAAATCATCAGTCCAGGCAAGTCAAACTGTAATGGAGATGATTGCTAGTGATGTGATGGTGGAGTGTTGATCCGTTTGTCTGTCAGGACAGTGCCACAGGCCCCAGTGTGGCTGCAATAAAGGACGTGCTGAGACAGCTGCTGTGTGCGGCGCGTCCCTCCGTGATGCTGAGTTGCAGGCCTGCTCAGGCCACAGAGGTCAAGGTGAGAGGAAGACATTACAGTTTGACACTGGAACAAGACTCCCGTGGGTCAGGACAGGATTGACAGACCAAAGGAACAGGCAGTACAGGAATAGTTATAaacagttttttgggggggagataGAAATATGCAATGTgtggaaaagaaaaaaaaacgatttatagTTTACTTAATAAAAATGAAATGTAAAATATATGGTCATTTTCCCCTTCCATCAACCCACTCCAGTTGTAGCCAGCAATGTCggcgtggcattgactaaaatacagtagaatagaatacagtatatacatatgaaaagagtaaacattattaaagtgactaatgttccatgtctatgtacagttgaagtcggaagttttacataccatagccaaatacaattacacgcagtttttcacaattcctgacatttattctcgcaaaaattctctgtcttgggtcagttaggatcaccactttattttatgattgtaaaatgtcagaataatagtaaagagaatgatttatttcagcttttatttctttcatcacattcccagtgggtcagaagtttacatacactcaattagtatttggtaacattgcctttgaattgtgtaacttgggtcaaatgtttcaggtagccttccacaagcttcccacaataatttgggtgaattttggcccattcctcctgacagagctggtgtaactgagtcaggtttgtaggcctccttgctcgcaaacgctttttcagttctgcccacaaattgtctatgggattaaggtcagggctttgtgatggccactccaataccttgactttgttgtccttaagccattttgccacaacattggaagcatgcttggggtcatcgtccatttggaagacccattctttttatttcacctttatttaaccaggtaggccagttgagaacaagttcgaGACGGGAGGGATTTTTATCGGGATGGGACAGGAAAGTTCCGGGTTTATATAACTTTTGCAGAATCAGGACAGTACTGGAAGATTTTGACAAGACTGTACAGGAATACATTTCCCCTTCTGTGTCAACCTGTCGaagacatacaacaacacatgcaCCCTGTCAGCACATTGTGCTCCTGTCACCTGTTGGCCATTTCTATACCTCTCTATTGATAGATTGCCTGATATGCAGAAGTGCTGAATATCAACATAATTAGGTTGCTTAGTCTCCACCACGCATtcctgagtcaggtgtgttaatgctgggctggaacaaaagcatgCACACCGTGTAGCTCTACACTTCTCTCCACTATATAGTATATGGTAGTACCTAATATCGGCATGTTCTCTGTCTGCTTCTCTAGGAGGCCTGTAAGCAGGTGACATCACCGCCCAAGCCCCCCCGCGCTCACGACTGGAAGCTGCTGGTGAAGAATATCCGGGTGACATGTAAGGAGCAGGAGGACGGTGCTGCAGGTGAGGGACACAACAGGATCACAACCTGGTTCAACCATGAACACATGGGCAAAACAATGAAGTGTTGCTACAGCGCCACATGTGCCTCATGTTGAGGTGGCTGCCAGCAGAGATAACAGTAGCGTGGACCTCAAGGAGCCGCTGAGACTTGTTATTTTCTGACATCAGTTGAACCCATTGAAGCCTACTCACTGTGGTTCCAAACTCTCCTACAGTAGCAGGGCTGTCAGAGCTGCAGATCATCAGCcacagcagggagagagaagagcgtGAGGGACATTAATTCATAGAAAAAAATTACTATAAATAGACATCCTAAAGAATATATTTCaatacatttctttaaaaaacaaaagaacaaaataatatactgtattttgGATATTTCTTTTAGTGATTACTTGGTCAAACTGATTCATTTTTTAACACGTGACATTCTGTACAAATGAAAGAGAACATGAGGCCCCACAAGTAAACTTCCACAAGATTATAATTACCCGACACGTACACATTTTTGGCAACGATTTAGCAGTCCTAGTTTACCAGTTCAACATTGCTGTTGATAATTAGATGTGTAGTGTTCACACACTTCTCTCCCCGGTTGCTTCTTTTTCATTAAAGCTAAGAGGACAACTATGCTGATAGGGTTTATTGTTGAAATGTGCAGTGTGGCATAAAGCCAAGGAGGCAGCAGCTATGCAATAGCCAGGGCAACTTGTGTCTCCACCAGTTGATACATTATTCATTCAGTTACAAGCCTGATAGCCAGACTGACTTAATCTCAAAAATTGACATGTACACTGAtatttctaatattgagttgcacccccctttttccttagaacagcctcaattcgtccgtgcatggactctacaaggtgtcgaaagcgttccacagggatgctggccgatGTTGATTTGaattcttcccacagttgtgtcaagttggataaacccagcagcgttgcagttcttgacgcacTCAAACCTAcctggcacttaaatattttgtcatgcccattcaccctctgaatggcacacatacgcaatccatgtttcaattgtttCCAGGTTTAAAAATccctctttaacctgtctcctcttactttatactgatttgaagtggatttaataagtgacatcaataaggtatcttagctttcatctggattcacctggccagtctgtcatggaaagagcaagtgttcctaatgttttgtaccctcaATGTAAACATACTGGTCACTACAAGTAACTATCTTGCTATTAACCCTTCTGCAATTTCTGTCAGACCCGCAAACATCTAATTTACATAACACTAAAAAAACATCAGTCCATCTGTTTCAGCTAGAGAGATCTGTTTTTTGCATGAGTTGCTTCTCAATCTACCTCATCCGCCAATATCtcccttccgcatctgcggtgaaaggtggcagagctaaaTCTGTTTTTCAGACcgtgagacatcccgaaaatcggtcttctcacgaaaacatcAGTAGCATCCatacggtttggcctacaaactattatgaccctcTGGAAATTTTCAAGACTAGGAACAAGAGTCATCTGACAGTACCagtttaaaaaatgaatggaagtgtaTATGTATGGATATCGTTTAGTGCCTAAaataagggtttaaatacatgtcccaaaatatatacagtaccagtcaaaagtttggacacagctactcattcaagggtttttctttatttgtacaattttctacattgtaaaataatagtgaagacatcaaaactgtgaaataacatacATGGAAtaatgttgtaaccaaaaaagtgttaaacaaatcaaaatatattttaaatgacagattcttcaaagtagccaccctttgccttgatgacagctttgcacagtcttggcattctctcaacccgcTTCATGATGTATAGACCTGGAagacatttcaattaacaggtgtgccttaaaagttaatttgtggaatttctttccttaatgcatttgagccaatcagttgggttgtgacagtacagtagaggtggtatacagaagatagccctatttggtaaaagaccaagtccatattatggcaagaacagctcaaataagaaaagggaaatgacagtccatcattactttaagatatgaaggtcagtcaatgcagaacatttcaagaactcggaaagtttcttcaagtgcagtcacaaaaaccatcaagcactatgatgaaactggttcttatgaagaccgccacaggaaaggaagacccagagtacctctgctgcagaggataagttcattcaagttaccagcctcagaaattgcagcccaaataaatgcttcagagttcaagtaacagacacatctcaacatcaactgttcagaggagactgcgtgaatcaggccttcatggccgaattgctgcaaagaaaccactactaaaggacaccaataataagaagagacttgcttgggccaagaaacacgagcaatggacattagaccggtggaaatctgtcctttgatctgatgagtccaaattggagatttttttgGTTCtgaccaccgtgtctttgtgagacacagaataggtgaacggatgatctccgcatgtatggttcccaccatggaggaggaggtgtgatggtttgggagtgctttgctggtgtcactgtcgtgatttatttagaattcaaggctcacttaaccagcatgtttaccacagcattctgcagcgatacaccagtcccactaagcacaaaccagatgggatatcatttgtttttcaacagggatatcatttgtttttcaacaggacaatgacctataacacacctccagggtgtgtaaggactatttgaccaagaaggagagtaatggagtgctgcatcagatgacctggcctccataatcacctgacctcaacccaattgggatgagttggaccccggagtaaaggaaaagcagccaacacgtattcagcatatgtgggaactccttcaagactgttggaaaagcattcctcatgaagctggtttagagaattctaagagtgtgcaaagctgtcatcaaggcaaaaggtggctactttgaagaatctaaaatatgttcCATGTAGTGACTcttttattcaatgcatttctatgggctaatagcagtaatgtcCCAAAAAATGTTTATGCCTAAACTAAGGTGTTcagaccatagaaatataatgaactCATTCTAATACTGTAGGTTCAGACATCCAACGTCAATTACAATTTTATTCCATTTTCCAACAATTAATTTAACGTCGACTTAATCTAATGTTCAAACATTATAATGCTCATGACTTGGGTTGTCAGTGTACTGTACCAATCAACCCCAATGTTTGATTTGTATGGTGCCGTGCATTTCTGTTGAACTCCTCTTCTGTTGTTTCCACTTCGCAGGCCGTATGAATCCCCTGTGTGTGCTGCAGCTAGACAACCCTCCACAGAAACTCTCCACTTCAGTCCTACAGAACACAGCCAGCCCAGCCTGGGACCAGCCCTTCATCTTGTGAGTCTAGACTCGAGAtccactgctactgctgctgccagAGAGTCTTTACAGAGCCCTTTTTATATGGATATCAAAAATGAAGCTAGTAGACATTATAGTGGCATGTGAGCTCAATCTCATAGTAAACACTTGCCACCCAGTCGCATAATATCCAACCCAtagtccctttctctccctcattgTCTTCCTGTTGCTCGTTCTCAGTTTTGTAaatgttcctctctctcaccaaGTGAGCTGAATGGACGATCAAAAGAGCTCAATATTCAGCTGCTGGATGATGGGAAACCTCAGAGTAAGTATATATTTGTTTTGTATCTCTAAATTTAGGCACAGGGAGAGGTAAGGACACTAATAGTATGTCTGATACACACCCACAATATTTGAATTTAAGAACAATTCAAGCTTTTTTTTATCACCCTTTAAATATGTCTGATGGCCTTAAAATGTTGTCATTTTACTCATACAGTGACTTGTTTGTGAGCaaaattatacagttgaagtcggaagtttacatacaccttagccaaatacatttaaactcagtttttcacaatttctgacatttaatcctagtaaaaattccctgtcttaggtcagttaggatcaccactttattttatgaatgtgaaatgtccggataatactagagagaattatttatttcagcttttatttctttcatcacattcccagtgggtcagaagtgtacatacgctcaattagtatttggtagaattttCAGTTCCtcctacacattttctataggattgaggtcagggctttgtgatggtcactccaatacctttgttgtacttaagccgttttgctacaactttggaagtatgcttgaggtcattgtccatttggaagacccatttgtgaccaagctttaacttcctgactgatgtcttgagatgttgcttcaatatatccacatcattttcgttcctcacgatgccatctattttgtgaattgcaccagtccctcctgcagcaaagcacccccacaacatgatgctgccacccccattctTCACgattgggatagtgttcttcagcttgcctccccctttttcctccaaacataacgatggtcattatggccaaacagttctatttttgtttcatcgaaccagaggacatttctccaaaaagtatgatctttgtccccatgtgcagttgcaaactgtagtctggcttttttatgtcgattttggagcagtggcttcttccttgctgagtggcctttcaggttatgtcgatataggactcgttttactgttgatatagatacttttgtacctgtttcctccagcatcttcacaaggtcctttgatgctgttctgggattgatttacactttttgtaccaaagtacgttaatctctaggaaatagaacgcgtctccttcctgagcggtatgacggctgcgtggtcccatggtgtttatatttgcgtactattgtttgtacagatgaacgcggtaccttcaggcgtttggaaattgctcccaaggatgaaccagacttgtggaggtctacaatttttttcctgaggtcttggctgatttcttttgattttcccatgatgtcaagcaaagaggcactgagtttgaaggtagaccttgaaatacatccacaggtacacctccaattgactcaaattatgtcaattggcctatcagaagattctaaagccatgacataattttcttgaattttccaagctgtttaaaggcacagtcaactttgtgtatgtacatttctgacccactggaattgtgatacagtgaaataatctgtctgtaaacaattgtttgacaaattacttgtttcatgcacaaagtaatgtcctaaccgacttgccaaaactatagtttgttaacaagaaatttggagtggttgaaaaacgagttttaatgactccaacctaagtgtatgtaaacttccgacttcaactgtatgtatgaagTCTTGTTATAGCAAACTGATTGGGATGTGTTGTCTTCCTGACAGACTCCTTAATGGGTCAAGTGTCCGTGCCTTTTGATCTGGTGAAGAAGCAACCCAAAGGACAGCAAACATTTGCCCTCATATCCAAAGACCAAGTGACTGGGTCACTTACTGCTGAGGCAAGATAACTACCTTTTTTAAGGCTcagtgtgttttatatatatttccacactgaggtaggaataatattgtgaaaattatgataatgcccttttactGTAAGAGCTGTGAAAAAAGACCCcttgaaatgtcagcctgttttggtgggatggagttttgacctgcctggtgacatcaccagttgGTTAACAGACCagtaagaaagagttccaaacctctctgccaataacagctagttttctgcTCCTCACTCCCAGACCGtcttagcaaaattcttgctcgTCAAATTGCTCttagctaagaagctatttttgtttctttttggaCATTTTATTGAAAAGATTCACAGTAAGTTACTTAATTGTtccccagaaattatttgatatagAAATAACAATATCTGCTTTGGACATTTTAACATCTTAATACATATCAAATTCATATCCATTACCTTACCGTTTTACACAATGAATCATGTCATTCCATCCTTTCTCTCGTCCCCAAGTTTACCTACTTGGAACCTAGCGAGGTGCGGTCTTGGCAGCCCCCTACTCCAGCCCCCACTAAGAGAGTGGAGATGGACCGCACGGTCATGCCCTGCGGTACTGTGGTCACCACAATCACTGCAGTGAAGAGTAAACCAGCTCGACCTCTACTGCCTGGACTCAGCAAAAATCCAACCCAGCGTACGTATTGAGTCTTTAACAATACAATTAACGTTTAAGATGGAACCCCAAAAGTATGACAGCAGGTAACCTAGGGGTTAAGAGCTTTGGTccaataaccgaaaggtcgctggttcgaatcctgaGCCAACTAGATGGAACATCTgttaatgtgcccttgagcaaggcacttaacctgaattgctcctgtaagtcattcTGGCTAAGAGGGTCTGCTAAAagactgaaatgtaaatgtatggcAATATTTGGAGGTAATTTAGTCCTCCTTGTCCACATACTATCAACTATTCTCTGAGGCTTTGATGTTCAGGCTTTTGGACTTTTATTCAACACATGACTGCCTCTTGTCTAGGCATTACTATGAGATGTTGCTTACAGGAGATGGGCTCAGCTTATTTTAACTCAAATGTATAGAATGCAATTACCGGTATTATTGTCAATAAAATGATAAGGATCTTATCCAAGTGATCTTGTATGTTTTCAGAGACCCCCTTGAAGCCTCCCAGCAGCACCAAGTCCAAGCTGTCGTCTCGGAGGGTGTCAGAGCAGCCATCCATGCTGGGGACGATGGGGAGCAAGGCCCTGTCCTCCTCAGACACAGAGCTGCTCATGCTCAATGGGTCTGATCCCGTAGCAGAGGCCGCCATCCGCCAGCTCCACGAGTCAGCCAAGCAGAAGCTCAAGTCCCCGGTCAAGAAGAGCACCATCATCATCTCAGGAGTGGCCAAGGTACCATAATAATACGTAAGATTTGGTTAGGGCTTTTCTGAAACCCAAAGACACTTGAACTCAAAGGCATACCATGCAGTGCAGCTCGGCAGTACACTCCAAAGGTCAAATAGGGGATGCTTATATTTGCCCATTTGCAAGTGGGTAACCTGCACAAGTGTGAAATGCAAATGTTTTTTGCATATCCAAACCCTCACTGAGACACCCACAAAGATTGTGGTCACAGTcagggatcagccattattgattgcgaccctggagcaattagagttaagtgccttgctcaagggcagagcaACATTTTTTTTCACGTTGTTGGCTtggggattcaaactagcaaccttttggttactggcccaaagctctaaccgctaggctactctCTACCTCTTAGAGGCTCTTCAGCTCTTCTTTTTGAAATGTTAAGAGTGGGTTTTCTATTCTGTACTCCATTTCCTAGACCCCTCTTTCTCAGGATGATGAGATGGCATTGATGGTGGGCTACGCTGCTGCGATGGATGCCTCCATGTCGGAGCAGGGATCTCAGGAGATTTCTGTGGCGACTGCGTCAGTAGTAGGAGCCAGTAGCAACCCCCCAGCCGCGTGGTCAGAACCCCAGGAGGGCCCCAGTGGAGTTGCCCAGGCTCAAGCCCAGCAGGCCCTGGAGGACTGGGAGAGCCAAGCAGAAGAGGACCCAGACAGGAATGCAGATAAAACCTCCATGTCCCTCTGCATCTCAGAGTCAGGCTCCAAAAAGAGCAGGGGTGAGAGTTTATGGGATGGTGCCCTATGCCGGCACTGTGGCAAATCTTTAAGATCTTATTGTTGTGTCTATTTTTAACCTTATTCTCTCCTAAAATATTCTACCGGCCATATCACTTTGGTAACTCTCTTACTCTACTCAAGTCCTTATGATCCTGGTCACCACTCCAGTCTGTTGTTTttagtgtctgtctctctctctttccatctcgtGATCTGATTTCTAATTTTTCCTTCCTCCTATGTCCACCCTTCCCTTGTCTCTTTATTCTTTGCCATCTTAAAGAGGATACCATTGATAACCAGAAATGTTTTCCTGAAGAGTAAGTTACCTCACAAGCAGCTGTTAGTAGCTTGGTACAGTAGTGACTAGACTAGCGTGCTATCCATCTATGAAATGTGACATTCACATTTTCTTTCAGATGGTATAACATCTTTTAGGCCGCAACAGCTCCAAGCTGAGTTGTAGGAGCAGTTTTAGGTGCACTTCTATCAAGGTCGGTGCTATTTTTCAAGAACAGTTGGCTGGGCAATATGGCCTAAAAATCGTATCTTAACGATTCACAATATATCACTTTTAAAAAATTTATGTTTTCTCTGAATACGCTTTGTTGTACAATTTAAAggtcaaatacactgcatttTCAATGATCTAAAGAATTTCCGGTTTGTAAAATTTTGTCCttttttgcaataatcactgatctggctttcaagtctgtctcttaaaatgtgttttttgtttcAAATTTAACTAGAACCgtgcataatgcacattcactaataatgactaactTCTTGTAGCAGGAAAACAGAAAATGAACACGGGTTTCATAAACAATCTTTCAAGCACAAGCCCATGTAGAAGTGAGT contains these protein-coding regions:
- the LOC129868287 gene encoding C2 domain-containing protein 2-like, whose protein sequence is MTDSESPLSNSVLGDLQWLCMVTLFIASSITLILYLIQYFYEDLRIQKPEQNNAVSEEADALLGWALSLKSWKSQWRGAWCRALNDESRKSGNPVQLTFEEESLQSSELVVGQVSSFKKAAGQKAAQCKVVGDKLQFSLSASPSAMSPGEPCRYSVKISPLELQLDLQMREGEGEVWVGWGVSHLETWDLQLSPSFTQDSATGPSVAAIKDVLRQLLCAARPSVMLSCRPAQATEVKEACKQVTSPPKPPRAHDWKLLVKNIRVTCKEQEDGAAGRMNPLCVLQLDNPPQKLSTSVLQNTASPAWDQPFIFELNGRSKELNIQLLDDGKPQNSLMGQVSVPFDLVKKQPKGQQTFALISKDQVTGSLTAEFTYLEPSEVRSWQPPTPAPTKRVEMDRTVMPCGTVVTTITAVKSKPARPLLPGLSKNPTQQTPLKPPSSTKSKLSSRRVSEQPSMLGTMGSKALSSSDTELLMLNGSDPVAEAAIRQLHESAKQKLKSPVKKSTIIISGVAKTPLSQDDEMALMVGYAAAMDASMSEQGSQEISVATASVVGASSNPPAAWSEPQEGPSGVAQAQAQQALEDWESQAEEDPDRNADKTSMSLCISESGSKKSRGGGFLQKSAKLFFRRRRQCKDPGMSQSHNDLVYLEQPVSVDREKRTATFSRMLNRKLLPKSKANGSTTQTPTPTLEEQHAA